The Burkholderia ambifaria AMMD genome has a segment encoding these proteins:
- the aepX gene encoding phosphoenolpyruvate mutase — translation MNAREPNFSESRSARLRRMLVSNELEFLMEAHNGLSARIVREAGFKGIWASGLAISAQFGVRDNNEASWTQVVDVLEFMADASDLPILLDGDTGYGNFNNVRRLVKKLEQRGIAGVCIEDKQFPKTNSFIGGERQPLAEIDEFCGKIKAGKDSQSDSDFSIVARVEALIAGWGMDEALRRANAYAEAGADAILIHSKLSRPDEILQFAREWSGKAPLVIVPTKYYSTPTDVFRQAGISTVIWANHLIRASASAMQAVAREIHENETLINVEDRVASVNEIFRLQDADEYSAAERIYLSSSSRASNAAIVLAASRGKGLEAVTEDKPKVMLPVAGKPLLRWLVDGFKTHGVNDITVVGGYRADAIDTSGIKLVVNERHAQTGELASLACAAERLTGDTVISYGDLLFRSYIVRDLAESEAEFSVVVDSSLTETNQSVRDFALCSAADDRGLFGQKTYLQRVSSDVAAGTPHGRWIGLLNVRGAGVDRLKAMLATLQARPDFDTLDIPSLLNELIAAGEKIEVQYVHGHWRGVNDLEDFRRAGDFAHGQTPLSEPSTGNGGAQ, via the coding sequence ATGAACGCTCGCGAACCCAACTTCTCCGAATCGCGCAGCGCACGCCTGCGCCGCATGCTCGTCAGCAACGAACTCGAATTCCTGATGGAAGCGCACAACGGCCTGTCCGCACGGATCGTCCGCGAAGCAGGCTTCAAGGGGATCTGGGCATCGGGCCTCGCGATCTCCGCGCAGTTCGGCGTGCGCGACAACAACGAAGCGAGCTGGACGCAGGTCGTCGACGTGCTCGAGTTCATGGCTGACGCAAGCGACCTGCCGATCCTGCTCGACGGCGACACCGGCTACGGCAACTTCAACAACGTGCGCCGCCTCGTGAAGAAGCTCGAGCAGCGCGGCATCGCCGGCGTGTGCATCGAGGATAAACAATTCCCGAAGACGAACAGCTTCATCGGCGGCGAACGCCAGCCGCTCGCGGAAATCGACGAGTTCTGCGGCAAGATCAAGGCCGGCAAGGATTCGCAGAGCGACTCCGACTTCTCGATCGTCGCGCGCGTCGAGGCGCTGATCGCGGGCTGGGGGATGGACGAGGCGCTGCGCCGCGCGAACGCGTATGCGGAAGCCGGTGCGGACGCGATCCTGATCCACAGCAAGCTGTCGCGCCCGGACGAAATTCTCCAGTTCGCACGCGAATGGAGCGGCAAGGCGCCGCTCGTGATCGTGCCGACCAAGTACTACAGCACGCCGACCGACGTGTTCCGCCAGGCCGGCATCAGCACCGTGATCTGGGCGAACCACCTGATCCGCGCATCGGCATCGGCGATGCAGGCCGTCGCACGCGAGATTCATGAAAACGAGACGCTGATCAACGTCGAGGACCGCGTCGCGTCCGTCAACGAGATCTTCCGCCTGCAGGACGCCGACGAATACTCGGCAGCCGAGCGTATCTACCTGTCGTCGTCGTCGCGCGCGTCGAACGCCGCGATCGTGCTCGCCGCGAGCCGCGGCAAGGGACTCGAGGCCGTGACCGAAGATAAGCCCAAGGTCATGCTGCCGGTCGCCGGCAAGCCGCTGCTGCGCTGGCTCGTCGACGGCTTCAAGACGCACGGCGTGAACGACATCACCGTGGTCGGCGGCTATCGCGCCGACGCGATCGACACGTCGGGCATCAAGCTCGTCGTCAACGAGCGTCACGCGCAGACGGGCGAGCTCGCATCGCTCGCGTGCGCGGCCGAACGTCTGACCGGCGACACCGTGATCTCGTACGGTGACCTGCTGTTCCGCAGCTACATCGTGCGCGACCTCGCGGAGAGCGAGGCCGAGTTCAGCGTCGTCGTCGACTCGTCGCTCACGGAGACCAACCAGAGCGTGCGCGATTTCGCGCTTTGCTCGGCCGCCGACGACCGCGGCCTGTTCGGCCAGAAAACCTACCTGCAACGCGTATCGAGCGACGTCGCCGCAGGCACGCCGCACGGCCGCTGGATCGGTCTGTTGAACGTGCGCGGCGCAGGCGTCGACCGCCTGAAGGCGATGCTCGCGACGCTGCAGGCACGTCCTGATTTCGACACGCTCGATATCCCGTCGCTGCTCAACGAACTGATCGCCGCCGGCGAGAAGATCGAGGTGCAGTACGTGCACGGCCACTGGCGCGGCGTCAACGATCTCGAAGACTTCCGCCGCGCGGGCGACTTCGCGCACGGCCAGACGCCGCTGTCCGAGCCGAGCACCGGCAACGGGGGCGCGCAATGA
- a CDS encoding NTP transferase domain-containing protein, with protein sequence MRAIILAAGLGLRLQQPPEAQYPKCLLRFDDVSLLERHLRVLDAAGVDEIVLGLGFQSEKVEQELKRLGRTAEIVINERYDLGSVLTVHTVADAMTRGGDVLLMDADVLYDENILHALVADSDKAVDRLLIDRDFEAGDEPVKLCLKNGVPVELRKQLAVDLDYDTIGESVGFFRFTEGTARRLAKIVAGYVDSGRANMPHEEAVRDLLLEGGHSFDVADVTGSPWIEIDFPNDVARATQDILPLIQRTTAGAAR encoded by the coding sequence ATGCGAGCCATCATTCTTGCGGCAGGCCTCGGCTTGCGCCTGCAACAACCGCCCGAGGCGCAATACCCGAAGTGCCTGCTACGCTTCGACGACGTGTCGCTGCTCGAGCGCCATCTGCGCGTACTCGACGCCGCGGGCGTCGATGAAATCGTGCTCGGGCTCGGCTTCCAGTCCGAGAAGGTCGAGCAGGAATTGAAGCGCCTCGGCCGCACCGCCGAGATCGTGATCAACGAGCGCTACGACCTCGGCAGCGTGCTGACCGTGCACACCGTCGCCGATGCGATGACGCGCGGCGGCGACGTGCTGCTGATGGACGCCGACGTGCTCTACGACGAGAACATCCTGCACGCGCTGGTGGCCGACTCGGACAAGGCGGTCGACCGCCTGCTGATCGATCGCGACTTCGAAGCCGGCGACGAGCCCGTCAAGCTGTGCCTGAAGAACGGCGTGCCCGTCGAGTTGCGCAAGCAGCTCGCGGTCGACCTCGACTACGACACGATCGGCGAATCGGTCGGCTTCTTCCGCTTCACCGAAGGCACCGCGCGCCGCCTCGCGAAAATCGTCGCCGGCTACGTCGACAGCGGCCGCGCGAACATGCCGCACGAGGAAGCCGTGCGTGACCTGCTGCTCGAAGGCGGCCATTCGTTCGACGTCGCCGACGTCACGGGTTCGCCGTGGATCGAGATCGACTTCCCGAACGACGTCGCACGCGCGACACAAGACATTCTTCCCCTGATTCAACGCACCACGGCAGGAGCCGCACGATGA
- a CDS encoding HpnL family protein, with product MTRAGLILLSLGTALFIALLAWQGVGAVASTLLAAGWGLALVAAFHVVPLVIDAFAVSVMFRRGQPAAELGNALRARWVGESVNSLLPAGQIGGPVLMVRYLAQRGTRMADAAAAMTVGTTMQALAQMAFALIGIAAFSLYATHDSVAHLRTPALIATGVLGALAVAFYAAQRRGLFGRGMRLASKLLGPRDWSSLATRADAIDNAVAGLYRDRAKVAKTFALSLAGWIAGTAEVWLALHFLGHPVSWLDALLLESVGQAIRGAAFAIPGSLGAQEGGYLLLAPLVGLPPDAALALSLAKRARELALGLPGLLYLHFSERNWQRRHAPQPLAD from the coding sequence ATGACACGCGCCGGCCTGATCCTGCTGTCCCTCGGAACGGCACTCTTCATCGCCCTGCTCGCGTGGCAGGGCGTCGGCGCGGTCGCGTCGACGCTCCTCGCGGCCGGCTGGGGCCTCGCGCTCGTCGCGGCGTTCCACGTCGTGCCGCTCGTGATCGACGCGTTCGCGGTGTCCGTGATGTTCCGCCGCGGCCAACCGGCCGCCGAGCTCGGCAATGCGCTGCGTGCGCGCTGGGTCGGCGAATCCGTGAACAGCCTGCTGCCCGCCGGGCAGATCGGCGGCCCGGTGCTGATGGTGCGCTACCTCGCGCAGCGCGGCACGCGGATGGCCGATGCGGCCGCCGCGATGACCGTCGGCACGACGATGCAGGCGCTCGCGCAGATGGCGTTCGCGCTGATCGGCATCGCCGCGTTCAGCCTGTATGCGACCCACGATTCAGTCGCGCACCTGCGCACGCCGGCGCTGATCGCCACCGGCGTGCTCGGCGCCCTCGCCGTCGCGTTCTACGCGGCGCAGCGGCGCGGGCTGTTCGGCCGCGGGATGCGTCTCGCGTCGAAGCTGCTCGGCCCGCGCGACTGGTCGTCGCTGGCGACCCGCGCGGATGCGATCGACAACGCGGTCGCCGGGCTGTACCGCGATCGTGCGAAGGTCGCGAAGACCTTCGCGTTGAGCCTCGCCGGCTGGATCGCCGGCACCGCGGAAGTGTGGCTCGCGCTGCACTTCCTCGGGCACCCGGTCAGCTGGCTCGACGCGCTGCTGCTCGAGAGCGTCGGCCAGGCGATTCGCGGTGCGGCGTTCGCGATCCCGGGCTCGCTCGGGGCACAGGAAGGCGGTTACCTGCTGCTCGCCCCGCTGGTCGGCCTGCCGCCCGACGCGGCGCTCGCGCTGTCGCTCGCGAAGCGCGCGCGCGAACTCGCGCTCGGCCTGCCCGGCCTGCTCTATCTGCATTTCAGTGAAAGAAACTGGCAGCGGCGCCATGCGCCGCAGCCTCTCGCCGACTGA
- a CDS encoding HalD/BesD family halogenase, translated as MTSSTRDDSVLSPARPAPARAAAADPDRTVAGCVGQLDLDRLRSDYTRQGSFLYLDAFLPPDAHAKLAAAARALQPGLNRNYLPGHKQGGSVSRHTIDEKAPYIAELYRSKALIGFLEKITGDKLMVSPENDPHAYALYYYTKPGDHIGWHYDTSYYDGRRYTLLIGVIDESSCRLDYELHTRNPDVPDEPGSVQIADGGIVLFDGDKLRHRITPLGQNETRVSLTFEYVTNPGMRPWKRFISNMKDAIAYFGFRQVFKQLATRRSSGS; from the coding sequence ATGACTTCTAGCACGCGCGACGACTCCGTGCTGAGCCCGGCACGCCCCGCGCCTGCGCGCGCGGCGGCGGCCGATCCCGATCGCACCGTGGCCGGCTGTGTCGGCCAACTCGACCTCGACCGCCTGCGCAGCGACTACACGCGCCAGGGGTCGTTCCTGTATCTGGACGCATTCCTGCCGCCCGACGCGCACGCGAAACTCGCGGCCGCGGCCCGCGCGCTGCAGCCCGGCCTGAACCGCAATTACCTGCCCGGCCACAAGCAGGGCGGCAGCGTGAGCCGGCACACGATCGACGAAAAGGCACCGTACATCGCGGAACTGTACCGCTCGAAGGCGCTGATCGGCTTCCTCGAGAAGATCACGGGCGACAAGCTGATGGTGTCGCCGGAGAACGATCCGCACGCATACGCGCTGTATTACTACACGAAGCCGGGCGACCACATCGGCTGGCACTACGACACGTCGTACTACGACGGCCGCCGCTATACGCTGCTGATCGGCGTGATCGACGAATCGTCGTGCCGGCTCGACTACGAACTGCATACGCGCAATCCGGACGTGCCCGACGAACCGGGTTCCGTGCAGATCGCCGACGGCGGCATCGTGCTGTTCGACGGCGACAAGCTGCGCCACCGGATCACGCCGCTCGGCCAGAACGAGACGCGCGTGTCGCTGACTTTCGAATACGTGACCAACCCCGGCATGCGGCCGTGGAAGCGCTTCATCTCGAACATGAAGGACGCGATCGCGTATTTCGGTTTCCGCCAGGTGTTCAAGCAGCTGGCCACGCGACGGTCGAGCGGGTCATGA
- a CDS encoding CDP-alcohol phosphatidyltransferase family protein — MDQRKTAKHPEPPLPRTWDARLARALVRPLIDTPVTPNHLTTLRLLIGLAGAWCLAQGGFGWSNAGAFLIVLSNFVDHTDGELARISGKSSKIGHFYDLAADALVTVALFVSMGVGIVAQGGQMAASPVLLGALAGGAVALIFFLRMRIESVAGKAGTKQAFAGGFETEDVLYLLPLVTLTDSVQPFLLAASIGAPLFAAWVVIDWWRIVRRGNTPQNSTEIQASK, encoded by the coding sequence ATGGACCAAAGAAAAACCGCCAAACACCCGGAACCGCCGCTGCCACGCACTTGGGATGCGCGGCTCGCGCGCGCGCTCGTCCGGCCGCTGATCGACACGCCGGTCACCCCGAATCACCTCACTACCCTTCGTCTGCTGATCGGCCTCGCCGGCGCCTGGTGCCTGGCGCAAGGCGGCTTCGGCTGGAGCAACGCAGGCGCATTCCTGATCGTGCTGTCGAACTTCGTCGACCACACCGACGGCGAACTCGCGCGCATCAGCGGCAAGTCCAGCAAGATCGGTCACTTTTACGACCTCGCGGCCGACGCGCTCGTGACGGTCGCGCTGTTCGTCAGCATGGGCGTCGGCATCGTCGCCCAGGGCGGCCAGATGGCCGCGTCGCCGGTGCTGCTCGGTGCGCTGGCCGGCGGTGCCGTCGCGCTGATCTTCTTCCTGCGCATGCGGATCGAGTCGGTCGCCGGCAAGGCCGGCACCAAGCAGGCGTTCGCCGGCGGCTTCGAGACGGAAGACGTGCTCTACCTGCTGCCGCTCGTGACGCTCACCGACAGCGTCCAGCCGTTCCTGCTCGCGGCGTCGATCGGCGCCCCGCTGTTCGCCGCGTGGGTCGTGATCGACTGGTGGCGCATCGTGCGCCGCGGCAACACCCCGCAGAATTCAACCGAAATCCAGGCTTCCAAATGA